From Dietzia sp. ANT_WB102, a single genomic window includes:
- the moaA gene encoding GTP 3',8-cyclase MoaA, with translation MRAVTVPDTRSPSARPATPLLLDSFGRIARDLRVSLTEKCSLRCTYCMPEEGLPPIPDAARMTSDEVVRLVTLAHRELGVHEVRFTGGEPLMRADLEQIIAGSRAECPDLPIAMTSNGVGLEHRVGALVEAGLDRINISLDTVNRVEFAELTRRDRLPSVLRGVRAAVEAGLDPVKVNAVPLRATLHGAPDLLEWALAEGVQLRFIEEMPLDADNTWSRAEMVTAQEVLDSLGTRFDLVPAGRDDPSAPAELWRVAGHTVGGLVATVGVIATVTRNFCAACDRTRLTAEGTVRSCLFSDDETDVLGVLRAGAPDHEIAEVWRGAMWGKQAGHGIGGTAFHRPRRSMGAIGG, from the coding sequence GTGCGCGCCGTGACCGTCCCGGACACCCGCAGCCCCTCCGCGCGTCCCGCGACGCCGCTGCTCCTCGACTCGTTCGGCCGCATCGCCCGCGACCTGCGCGTCTCCCTGACCGAGAAGTGCTCGCTGAGATGCACGTACTGCATGCCCGAGGAGGGTCTGCCCCCGATCCCCGACGCCGCACGCATGACCAGCGACGAGGTGGTCCGACTGGTCACGCTGGCACACCGCGAACTCGGAGTGCACGAGGTCCGCTTTACCGGCGGTGAACCCCTCATGCGGGCCGATCTCGAGCAGATCATCGCCGGAAGCCGGGCGGAGTGCCCCGACCTGCCAATCGCCATGACCTCCAACGGCGTGGGTCTCGAGCACCGGGTTGGCGCGCTCGTCGAGGCCGGACTGGACCGAATCAACATCTCCCTGGACACGGTCAACCGGGTCGAGTTCGCCGAACTGACGCGCCGGGACCGTCTCCCGTCGGTCCTGCGCGGGGTACGGGCCGCGGTCGAGGCTGGGCTGGACCCCGTGAAGGTCAACGCCGTGCCACTGCGGGCGACCCTGCACGGCGCGCCCGACCTACTGGAATGGGCCCTCGCCGAGGGAGTGCAGCTGCGGTTCATCGAGGAGATGCCGCTCGATGCCGACAACACCTGGTCGCGGGCAGAGATGGTCACCGCCCAGGAGGTCCTGGACTCTCTGGGCACACGATTCGACCTCGTCCCGGCCGGGCGCGACGATCCGTCCGCACCGGCCGAGCTGTGGCGGGTCGCCGGCCACACGGTAGGCGGTCTCGTCGCCACAGTCGGGGTGATCGCCACCGTCACCCGCAACTTCTGCGCAGCCTGTGACCGCACCCGCCTCACCGCCGAGGGCACCGTGCGGTCGTGCCTGTTCAGCGACGACGAGACGGACGTCCTCGGGGTGCTGAGGGCGGGCGCTCCGGACCACGAGATCGCCGAGGTCTGGCGCGGTGCAATGTGGGGCAAGCAGGCAGGACATGGAATAGGTGGCACAGCCTTCCACCGGCCGCGGCGGTCGATGGGCGCCATTGGTGGGTGA
- a CDS encoding substrate-binding domain-containing protein: MSRSRAVSVVATVLACSGLIACAAPEPDTPVTTIGVAAAPSLSGALTEMIQLFEEDHPGVRVSLELVRSASIAEGLPTRSDINVYASADEESMQRLVDASVAAEPRVFARNHVVVAVPSGNPRQVKGLRDLERPDLRVGLCRLDVPCGRAAESLLTAADVSPVQVDRHEGSRAVAARLANDELDVGIVYRTDIAASHGWVSQAEVDQHDRELAQAAGMTRYTVARIPGGENGPDAETERAAARDFVELVTSDRGRRALENAGLAPLPQ; encoded by the coding sequence GTGAGCCGAAGCCGTGCTGTCAGCGTGGTGGCTACGGTTCTGGCGTGTTCGGGTCTCATCGCGTGCGCGGCCCCGGAGCCGGATACTCCCGTCACCACCATCGGGGTCGCCGCCGCACCGTCCCTCTCCGGGGCGTTGACCGAGATGATCCAACTCTTCGAGGAAGACCACCCCGGGGTCCGCGTGAGTCTGGAGCTGGTCCGTTCCGCCTCCATAGCGGAGGGGCTGCCTACACGCAGCGACATCAATGTCTACGCCTCCGCAGACGAGGAATCCATGCAGCGGCTCGTCGATGCGAGCGTTGCGGCCGAACCGAGGGTGTTCGCCCGGAATCACGTCGTGGTCGCGGTCCCCTCCGGAAATCCCCGCCAGGTCAAGGGGTTGCGTGATCTGGAACGGCCCGACCTCCGGGTGGGGCTGTGTCGGTTGGATGTACCCTGCGGTCGCGCGGCGGAGTCGCTGCTGACCGCCGCAGATGTGTCCCCGGTGCAGGTCGATCGTCACGAGGGATCGCGCGCCGTCGCAGCACGCCTGGCGAACGACGAACTGGACGTGGGCATCGTCTACCGCACCGATATCGCAGCGTCCCACGGGTGGGTGTCCCAGGCGGAGGTCGACCAGCACGACAGGGAACTGGCGCAGGCAGCCGGCATGACGAGATACACAGTCGCCAGGATCCCCGGCGGCGAGAACGGCCCGGACGCCGAGACCGAGCGCGCCGCCGCACGCGACTTCGTCGAGTTGGTGACCTCCGACCGCGGCCGCCGCGCGCTCGAGAACGCCGGCCTGGCCCCATTACCTCAGTAG
- a CDS encoding MoaD/ThiS family protein, with translation MSKAPRVITVGYYAAAEDAAGTARERLHTDAATVGELAREVCERHGEPLASIVTVSSFLVGEETTRDPNASIDGIATVDILPPFAGG, from the coding sequence GTGAGCAAGGCACCGAGAGTGATCACCGTGGGGTACTACGCGGCGGCCGAGGACGCCGCGGGCACCGCCCGCGAGCGGCTGCACACCGACGCCGCAACCGTCGGGGAGCTGGCGCGGGAGGTATGCGAGCGGCACGGCGAACCGCTCGCCAGCATCGTCACCGTGTCATCGTTCCTCGTGGGTGAGGAGACGACCCGTGACCCCAACGCCTCGATCGACGGTATCGCCACGGTGGACATCCTCCCTCCGTTCGCCGGGGGCTGA
- the glp gene encoding gephyrin-like molybdotransferase Glp has product MSSLPARSSRPSPAEYRELVSAHLATVLERAARSTHLPLSACADSVLASQLRATVDLPLFVNSQMDGYAVRSADVAGAGPDSPVRLRVVGAVHAGQGPGPVVDDDEACKVMTGAPVPEGADCVVPVEDTMESEAEPSVVVLAPRSPGEFIRRPGDDVRAGDVVIDAGVRLEARHLAAAASLGESGLDVRPRPRVGVVATGSELVAPGRPLGPGQIWESNSITLAAALKASGCEVTKRIICGDDRTQFTAALDAASGDADLVVTAGAVSMGDAEVVRQVLADRVGARFAPIAMQPGGPQGLSTWRDTPVVCLPGNPVSALVSFVVLLRPVILEAVGREPIRPVRVRLSRDISSPAGRVQYLRAALTPAASAGAALPTADPVSGPGSHLVASMARADVLVEIPAEVTFLPAGAEVDALTL; this is encoded by the coding sequence ATGAGTTCCCTGCCCGCCCGGTCGTCCCGCCCGTCCCCCGCCGAGTACCGCGAGCTCGTTAGCGCGCACCTGGCGACCGTGCTCGAACGGGCAGCTCGGAGTACGCACCTGCCGCTGTCGGCGTGCGCGGATTCGGTGCTGGCGTCGCAGCTGCGGGCGACGGTCGACCTGCCGTTGTTCGTCAACTCGCAGATGGACGGCTATGCGGTGCGGTCCGCTGACGTCGCGGGGGCCGGGCCGGACTCGCCGGTGCGACTGCGAGTGGTGGGGGCGGTGCACGCCGGGCAGGGGCCGGGCCCCGTTGTCGACGACGACGAGGCCTGCAAAGTGATGACCGGAGCGCCCGTCCCCGAGGGCGCGGATTGTGTGGTGCCGGTCGAGGACACGATGGAGAGCGAGGCCGAGCCCTCCGTGGTGGTACTCGCACCTCGGTCGCCGGGTGAATTCATCCGGCGACCGGGCGACGATGTCCGGGCCGGGGACGTGGTAATCGACGCCGGGGTGCGGCTGGAGGCGCGGCACCTGGCGGCGGCGGCGTCACTGGGCGAGTCGGGGCTCGATGTGCGACCGCGGCCGCGGGTCGGGGTGGTGGCCACCGGGTCGGAACTGGTCGCGCCGGGGCGGCCGCTGGGTCCGGGGCAGATCTGGGAGTCCAACTCGATCACGCTGGCGGCCGCGCTCAAGGCCTCCGGCTGCGAGGTCACCAAGAGGATCATCTGCGGCGATGACCGCACTCAGTTCACCGCGGCTCTGGACGCCGCTTCCGGGGATGCGGATCTCGTGGTGACCGCGGGCGCCGTCTCGATGGGTGACGCGGAAGTAGTGCGTCAGGTGCTCGCCGATCGCGTGGGTGCCCGCTTCGCACCGATCGCCATGCAACCCGGGGGCCCGCAGGGGCTCTCGACGTGGCGCGACACCCCCGTCGTGTGCCTGCCGGGCAACCCGGTGAGTGCACTGGTGTCGTTCGTGGTGCTCCTTCGGCCAGTGATCCTCGAGGCAGTGGGCCGCGAGCCGATCCGCCCTGTCCGCGTCCGCCTGTCCCGCGACATCTCCTCCCCCGCCGGCCGGGTGCAGTATCTCCGCGCGGCGCTGACCCCGGCCGCCTCTGCAGGCGCAGCCCTGCCCACGGCGGACCCCGTCTCGGGCCCCGGCTCTCATCTCGTGGCGTCGATGGCCCGCGCGGACGTGCTCGTGGAGATCCCGGCAGAGGTGACCTTCCTGCCCGCTGGCGCCGAGGTCGATGCGTTGACGTTGTAG
- a CDS encoding tellurite resistance/C4-dicarboxylate transporter family protein yields the protein MTPLRSLPTPARLSPGYFAMVMATGIVAVGTGQRGWQTLSVFLLVLAAIEYVVLVVLTLWRLTAYRAEVVADLHDSRTAFLFFTFVAGTNVLAVGLAAHDLFAVSATLLCVAALAWLVLGYTVPWVAVLSRDQRPVIAEANGTWFIWVVASQSVAVAAATLELHFESARDALAIGAVASWSVGIVLYVASAVFVSLRLMLYPIDPKELDPPYWVSMGAVAITVVAGARIVEMSSAPMVDAVRGLVAGLVVVFWCFATWLIPVLVAVGVWRHWVKGVPFRFEPTWWSIVFPLGMYAVAGMYLGRADNLPIVASIGEAWMWVAVASWVIALAGMIRSRLARPSASAPSR from the coding sequence GTGACTCCTCTCCGCAGCCTCCCGACGCCGGCGCGCCTGTCCCCGGGTTACTTCGCGATGGTCATGGCGACGGGGATCGTCGCCGTGGGGACCGGACAGCGGGGCTGGCAGACGCTGTCCGTCTTCCTGCTCGTCCTCGCGGCGATCGAGTACGTGGTCCTCGTGGTCCTCACGCTGTGGCGGCTGACCGCCTACCGGGCGGAAGTCGTGGCCGATCTCCACGACTCCCGCACGGCGTTCCTCTTCTTCACGTTCGTGGCGGGAACCAACGTCCTCGCTGTGGGACTCGCCGCCCACGATCTGTTCGCCGTGTCCGCGACGCTCCTGTGCGTCGCGGCGCTGGCGTGGCTCGTCCTCGGCTACACGGTTCCCTGGGTCGCGGTGCTGTCCCGTGACCAACGGCCCGTCATCGCGGAGGCTAACGGCACCTGGTTCATCTGGGTAGTCGCGAGTCAGTCGGTGGCGGTCGCGGCGGCGACTCTGGAACTCCATTTCGAGTCCGCCCGTGACGCGCTCGCCATCGGGGCCGTGGCCTCGTGGTCCGTCGGCATCGTCCTCTACGTGGCGAGTGCGGTGTTCGTCTCGCTCCGGCTCATGCTCTACCCAATTGATCCGAAGGAGCTCGATCCCCCGTACTGGGTCTCCATGGGAGCGGTCGCGATCACGGTGGTCGCCGGCGCCCGGATCGTCGAGATGTCCAGTGCCCCGATGGTCGACGCCGTCCGTGGCCTCGTCGCCGGCCTGGTAGTGGTGTTCTGGTGCTTCGCCACGTGGCTCATCCCTGTCCTCGTCGCTGTGGGCGTGTGGCGCCACTGGGTCAAGGGGGTGCCCTTCCGCTTCGAACCGACCTGGTGGTCGATCGTCTTCCCCCTCGGCATGTACGCCGTCGCGGGCATGTACCTCGGTCGCGCCGACAACCTGCCCATCGTCGCCTCGATCGGTGAGGCATGGATGTGGGTGGCCGTCGCATCCTGGGTCATCGCCCTGGCCGGGATGATCCGCTCCCGGCTCGCGCGGCCGTCCGCGTCCGCCCCATCCCGATGA
- a CDS encoding multicopper oxidase domain-containing protein produces the protein MDTAATRTPPRKKGSWHRRATRPVQLWMIALVVLGVVHRWVPASTWTIIHVFTLGLLTNSILVWGQHFTETLLHRRPAEQSRALQVRRIMVLNAGIVVLVGGMIAAVPALVVAGATVVGGAVTWYVVDMVRQLRAAAPTRFRPILVYYAFAAAFLPFGAVAGAFMGVGVPEEWALRLRAFHLAVNVLGFVGITVLTTLVTFWATVSRGRMPEGQDTAAARSLAVLTAAVVAAAVSSLFGAWPVTAASLVVYLLAVLWHLLYLGRVSRSAPPREFASMSIGCGLLWLPVAVGWAAWLVAAGRVDDLGAVTVPLLAGAAAQILFGAMSFLMPTVMRGGPAAVRAGMVEMNRLAVFRLVLVNAGLVVFLVPGGTSWTRVVGSSVAFLGFALFLPVMIRAVRAQLQVIRETAAARAAGERPARVTADTPRPEIAPGRQRNLVGALAAVLVVVLSTGIALAVDPASPLRRTGESVAVSPTGNTTTVEVAAVGMRFVPDTVSVPAGDRLVIELRNDDDTTVHDLYLVNGVGSGRIEPGGSATVDVGVVGSSMEGWCTIAGHKAMGMTFQVRAEGGDPATGHGDHGGTGSGPAVAPTDAIDVLAPPSDHVVTRDPVLAPASATREHRITLTAEETTAELAPGVVRPVWTYNGGLPAPTLRGRVGDSFIVTFRNNGTIGHSIDFHAGDVRPDEVMRTIPPGEELEYRFTVTRAGAWLYHCATAPISGHVAAGMFGALIVDPPDLPGVDREYVLVQSEAYLGAQDEPFDMDKIAAGRPDLVMFNGHATQYRRDPLTARVGETVRIWAVVAGPSDGTSFHVVGSQFHTVYKEGGYLLKGGRDAFGGRDGGAQTLDLAPAQGGFVEMTFAEPGRYTFVDHSFADAEKGATGYIDVY, from the coding sequence GTGGACACTGCTGCGACCCGGACCCCGCCCCGGAAGAAGGGGTCGTGGCACCGCCGGGCCACCCGGCCGGTGCAGCTGTGGATGATCGCCCTGGTGGTGTTGGGTGTCGTCCACCGGTGGGTGCCCGCGTCCACGTGGACGATCATCCACGTCTTCACGCTAGGCCTGCTCACCAACTCGATCCTCGTGTGGGGGCAGCACTTCACCGAGACCCTGCTGCACCGGCGTCCCGCGGAGCAGTCGCGCGCACTGCAGGTGCGCAGGATCATGGTGCTCAACGCCGGGATCGTGGTCCTGGTCGGGGGCATGATCGCCGCGGTGCCTGCTCTCGTGGTCGCCGGCGCGACGGTCGTGGGCGGCGCGGTCACCTGGTACGTCGTGGACATGGTCCGCCAACTCCGGGCGGCGGCGCCTACCCGCTTCCGGCCGATCCTCGTCTACTACGCCTTCGCGGCGGCGTTCTTGCCATTCGGCGCGGTGGCCGGGGCTTTCATGGGCGTCGGGGTCCCCGAGGAGTGGGCGCTCCGGCTGCGCGCGTTCCACCTCGCGGTCAACGTGCTGGGCTTTGTCGGCATCACCGTCCTCACTACGCTGGTCACCTTCTGGGCGACCGTGTCGCGAGGCCGTATGCCCGAGGGGCAGGACACGGCCGCGGCCCGGTCCCTGGCGGTGCTGACGGCGGCGGTCGTCGCGGCGGCGGTGTCGTCGCTCTTCGGCGCGTGGCCGGTGACCGCGGCGTCCCTGGTCGTGTATCTGCTGGCCGTGCTGTGGCACCTGCTGTACCTGGGGCGCGTGTCCAGGTCCGCGCCACCGCGGGAGTTTGCGTCGATGAGCATCGGCTGCGGCCTGCTGTGGCTACCTGTCGCGGTGGGGTGGGCCGCGTGGCTGGTGGCGGCCGGGCGCGTCGACGACCTGGGGGCGGTGACGGTACCACTGCTCGCGGGGGCGGCCGCCCAGATCCTCTTCGGGGCGATGAGCTTCCTCATGCCCACCGTGATGCGGGGTGGGCCGGCGGCCGTGCGGGCGGGGATGGTGGAGATGAACCGCCTGGCCGTGTTCCGGTTGGTACTGGTCAACGCCGGTCTCGTCGTCTTCCTCGTGCCCGGAGGCACCAGCTGGACCCGGGTCGTGGGCTCGTCGGTGGCGTTCCTCGGGTTCGCGCTGTTCCTGCCGGTGATGATCCGTGCGGTTCGTGCCCAGTTACAGGTGATCCGCGAGACCGCGGCGGCACGGGCGGCGGGGGAGCGGCCGGCCCGGGTCACCGCGGACACGCCGCGTCCCGAGATCGCGCCCGGCCGCCAGCGCAACCTGGTGGGAGCGCTGGCCGCTGTGCTGGTGGTCGTGCTCTCGACCGGTATCGCCCTGGCCGTCGACCCGGCGTCGCCGCTGCGTCGCACCGGCGAGTCCGTCGCCGTGTCACCCACCGGCAACACGACGACCGTCGAGGTGGCGGCGGTGGGGATGAGGTTCGTGCCGGACACCGTGTCCGTCCCCGCGGGCGATCGACTGGTGATCGAACTGAGGAACGACGACGACACCACGGTCCACGACCTGTACCTGGTCAACGGGGTCGGTTCCGGCCGGATCGAGCCGGGCGGTTCGGCGACCGTGGACGTGGGAGTGGTCGGCAGTTCGATGGAGGGCTGGTGCACGATCGCCGGACACAAGGCGATGGGGATGACATTCCAGGTCCGGGCGGAGGGCGGCGACCCCGCCACGGGGCACGGCGACCACGGGGGCACCGGCAGCGGTCCCGCAGTCGCCCCCACCGACGCGATCGATGTCTTGGCCCCGCCGTCCGACCACGTCGTGACCCGAGACCCCGTGCTTGCGCCCGCATCGGCGACCCGCGAACATCGGATCACCCTCACGGCCGAGGAGACCACCGCCGAGCTCGCGCCCGGTGTGGTGCGGCCCGTGTGGACCTATAACGGCGGGCTTCCGGCGCCCACCCTCCGGGGCAGGGTCGGGGACTCGTTCATCGTGACCTTCCGCAATAACGGCACCATCGGGCACTCGATCGATTTCCATGCCGGCGACGTCCGTCCAGATGAGGTCATGCGGACTATTCCGCCGGGTGAGGAGCTGGAATACCGGTTCACTGTGACCCGGGCGGGCGCTTGGCTCTACCACTGCGCGACCGCGCCCATCAGCGGCCACGTCGCCGCGGGGATGTTCGGTGCGCTCATCGTGGATCCGCCAGACCTGCCCGGGGTGGACCGGGAGTACGTCCTCGTCCAGTCGGAGGCCTACCTCGGGGCCCAGGATGAACCGTTCGACATGGACAAGATCGCCGCGGGCCGACCGGACCTGGTGATGTTCAACGGGCACGCGACCCAGTACCGGCGGGACCCGCTGACCGCCCGGGTGGGCGAGACCGTACGCATCTGGGCAGTGGTGGCCGGGCCCAGTGACGGGACGAGCTTCCACGTGGTGGGTTCGCAGTTCCACACCGTGTACAAGGAGGGTGGTTACCTACTGAAGGGCGGCCGCGACGCCTTCGGCGGGCGCGACGGCGGGGCGCAGACACTGGACCTCGCGCCGGCACAGGGCGGTTTCGTCGAGATGACCTTCGCCGAGCCCGGACGCTACACCTTTGTCGACCACTCGTTTGCTGACGCCGAGAAGGGCGCGACCGGCTACATCGACGTCTACTAG
- a CDS encoding uracil-xanthine permease family protein: MERLSWPRTIGIGAQHVVSMFGATFVFPLIMGLNPQLAILFSGVCTLLFLAVVKGQIPSYLGTSVAFVGAVAAIRAQGGTSAEVTGAMLVAGAALLVVGLIVHAVGGRVVTAILPPVVTGAVVMLLGFNLAPVVAETYWPQDQWVALTVMIVLVLMTVGLKGFAGRIAIFLALVFGYVLSWVLDLVAGPITAFSATAGEITEHLRVDWSGVGEAPWIGLPPMTDEAAGVVGIHAPDFSLAFVLLVVPGVIALIAENAGHVKAIGEITRTDTDGLMGRALAADGAGTILATSFGGSATTTYAENIGVMAATRVYSTAAYVVAALTAIVLGCSPKLGAVISATPGGVLGGITVVLYGMIGLLGAKIWKENRVDFGNPLNLVPVAAGVVIAIGDTTLHITDDFQLGGIALGTLVVVLGHHLGRAVAPQLRDQAERDEVHEMTLLGPTPDVGALDGQTPDR, encoded by the coding sequence ATGGAGCGACTGAGCTGGCCGCGGACCATCGGGATCGGCGCGCAGCACGTGGTGTCGATGTTCGGCGCGACGTTCGTCTTCCCCCTCATCATGGGGCTCAACCCGCAGCTCGCGATCCTGTTCTCGGGTGTGTGCACCCTGCTGTTCCTCGCGGTGGTCAAGGGGCAGATTCCCAGCTACCTCGGCACCTCGGTGGCCTTCGTCGGTGCGGTGGCAGCGATCCGTGCGCAGGGCGGCACGAGCGCCGAGGTCACCGGTGCGATGCTGGTGGCCGGCGCCGCGCTCCTGGTGGTGGGTCTGATCGTGCACGCCGTCGGCGGCCGGGTGGTCACAGCGATCCTCCCACCGGTCGTCACCGGCGCGGTCGTCATGCTGCTCGGCTTCAACCTCGCACCCGTCGTGGCCGAGACCTACTGGCCGCAGGACCAGTGGGTCGCGCTCACCGTGATGATCGTGCTCGTCCTCATGACCGTGGGACTCAAGGGCTTCGCGGGGCGTATCGCGATCTTCCTCGCGCTGGTCTTCGGCTACGTCCTGTCGTGGGTGCTGGACCTGGTCGCCGGCCCCATCACCGCCTTCAGCGCCACCGCCGGCGAGATCACCGAGCACCTTCGGGTGGACTGGTCGGGAGTGGGCGAGGCGCCGTGGATCGGGCTGCCGCCCATGACCGACGAGGCGGCCGGTGTGGTGGGCATCCACGCGCCCGACTTCTCCCTGGCGTTCGTGCTGCTGGTGGTGCCGGGCGTCATCGCGCTCATCGCCGAGAACGCCGGGCACGTCAAGGCGATCGGCGAGATCACACGCACCGACACTGACGGACTCATGGGCCGCGCCCTCGCCGCCGACGGGGCGGGGACGATCCTGGCGACCTCGTTCGGGGGGTCGGCGACGACGACGTACGCCGAGAACATCGGCGTGATGGCCGCGACCAGGGTGTACTCGACGGCCGCCTACGTGGTGGCCGCGCTGACCGCGATCGTGCTGGGGTGTTCGCCCAAGCTCGGGGCCGTGATCTCCGCGACCCCGGGTGGCGTACTCGGCGGGATCACCGTGGTGCTGTACGGCATGATCGGGCTGCTCGGCGCCAAGATCTGGAAAGAGAACCGGGTCGACTTCGGCAACCCGCTCAACCTGGTGCCGGTCGCGGCGGGCGTGGTGATCGCGATCGGCGACACGACCCTGCACATCACCGACGATTTTCAGCTGGGCGGCATCGCCCTGGGCACCCTCGTCGTAGTCCTGGGCCACCACCTCGGTCGTGCGGTCGCGCCGCAGCTACGAGATCAGGCCGAGCGCGACGAGGTCCACGAGATGACACTGCTCGGGCCCACCCCGGATGTCGGGGCGCTGGACGGGCAGACGCCGGACAGGTGA